One Cygnus atratus isolate AKBS03 ecotype Queensland, Australia chromosome 6, CAtr_DNAZoo_HiC_assembly, whole genome shotgun sequence DNA segment encodes these proteins:
- the MARCHF7 gene encoding E3 ubiquitin-protein ligase MARCHF7 isoform X4 codes for MCLCASNISVTLENNCACFVCRSLLLKEQVISVSFYRVQKMESKPSRIPRRISLQASSAPIASRPLTGNSLAGAYSARESSRRLDSGYQESAVLNTSGRDWGIGERETHETAWKLTASSPTHYSGTLDHPRSGRFWGSRNRLSTSSSSHFTSGCYGETERTQGAYSRLHNQQQDSDSKRPKLSCTSTSSVRNNGLTAFSDASWRYSRIPRSSSVMLGSLGTELVRERRELERRTDMSINDLVDHSYRSNDFSSSTYLQDRPASSYAEGARPKENSLSALRLNASMNQQLPSDRQPSFFNRDSNINSSRSSYSSRQRRNEMESPQRSMQPAFSHTAIREEIPSSSGSERVLSSQRSLNEAAADSEGRRTTRQLLSRLASSMSSTFFSRRSTQDSLHTRSLGSEESSVVPRVQASAMSSANGAATPETPGLQTSEASQGFSFLRRRWGLSGISQNLNSDSDGESYRPDSESRSTGSWLSSSLRNRCTPLFSRRRREGRDESARISTSDTTARSQHVFRRRESGEETSLEASDSPPRASVSRPSTPAVSGIPTATASPPDSTHSRRSSGILPGSLFRFAVPPTLGSSLSDNLMITVDIIPSGWNQSEGQESDKSKIPPSRDPERLQKIKESLLLEDSEDEEGDLCRICQMSSASSDNLLIEPCKCTGSLQYVHQECMKKWLQSKINSGSSLEAVTTCELCKEKLHLNLEDFDIHELYRAHANEQADYEFISSGLYLVVLLHLCEQRFSDMLGTASEASTRVRFINLARTLQAHMEDIETSEDDSED; via the exons ATGTGTCTGTGTGCGAGTAATATTTCTGTTACACTTGAAAACAATTGCGCATGTTTTGTGTGTAGGTCCCTGCTTTTGAAAGAACAAGTAATAAGCGTGTCCTTCTACAGGGTACAAAAAATGGAATCTAAACCCTCAAGAATTCCTCGGAGGATATCTCTTCAGGCCTCCAGCGCTCCAATAGCATCCCGACCATTAACTGGAAACAGTTTAGCTGGGGCATATAGTGCAAGAGAATCTTCACGGAGATTAGACTCTGGATACCAG GAATCCGCTGTATTGAATACTTCTGGTAGAGACTGGGGAATTGGAGAAAGAGAGACCCATGAAACTGCTTGGAAGCTTACAGCGTCCTCTCCAACTCACTACTCAGGGACACTTGATCATCCACGGTCTGGAAGATTCTGGGGAAGCAGAAACAGACTG TCTACATCTTCCTCCTCTCATTTTACATCTGGGTGTTATGGTGAGACTGAGAGAACTCAGGGAGCATATTCAAGACTGCATAACCAGCAGCAAGATAGTGATTCAAAGAGACCTAAGCTGTCCTGTACGTCTACCTCTTCTGTGAGAAATAATGGCTTGACTGCCTTTTCAG atgCCTCTTGGAGGTATAGTAGGATTCCTAGATCTTCATCTGTGATGCTCGGTTCTCTGGGAACTGAGCTGGTGAGAGAGCGAAGAGAGTTAGAAAGAAGAACAGATATGTCCATTAATGATCTGGTGGATCACAGTTACAGAAGCAATGACTTTTCATCTTCAACAT ATCTTCAGGATAGGCCTGCCTCTTCATACGCAGAGGGAGCAAGACCAAAAGAGAATTCATTAAGCGCTTTGAGGCTGAATGCATCCATGAACCAACAGTTGCCTTCTGATCGTCAGCCATCTTTTTTCAACAGAGACTCTAACATAAACTCTTCAAGATCGAGCTATTCTTCAAgacaaaggagaaatgaaatggaatCTCCCCAGAGGAGCATGCAGCCAGCATTTTCTCATACTGCCATTAGAGAAGAAATTCCTTCCTCAAGTGGTTCTGAAAGGGTTTTATCTTCTCAGAGGTCATTAAatgaggctgctgctgacagcGAAGGGAGGCGCACAACCAGACAGCTGCTGTCTCGTTTAGCATCTAGTATGTCATCTACATTTTTCTCTCGAAGATCTACCCAGGATTCATTGCATACAAGGTCATTAGGTTCTGAAGAGTCATCTGTTGTCCCAAGAGTTCAAGCTTCTGCCATGTCTAGTGCTAATGGAGCTGCAACTCCAGAAACGCCAGGACTTCAGACATCTGAAGCTTCTCAGGGATTTAGTTTTCTTAGACGAAGATGGGGTTTATCAGGAATTTCACAGAATCTTAACTCTGATTCGGACGGGGAAAGCTACAGACCAGACTCTGAAAGCAGGAGCACAGGATCCTGGTTGTCGTCATCTTTGAGGAACAGATGTACACCTCTCTTCTCCagaagaaggagagaaggaagagacgAGTCTGCAAGGATCTCTACCTCTGATACAACTGCTAGATCGCAACATGTCTTCAGAAGAAGAGAGTCAGGTGAGGAGACCTCTCTTGAAGCATCAGATAGCCCGCCTAGGGCTTCTGTTAGCAGACCATCAACACCTGCAGTATCTGGTATTCCTACAGCTACTGCCTCCCCACCAGATTCAACGCACAGCAGGAGAAGTTCGGGAATTCTGCCTGGTTCTCTCTTTCGCTTTGCAGTGCCTCCAACATTAGGAAGCAGTCTGTCTGACAATCTTATGATAACTGTAGATATTATTCCCTCTGGCTGGAATCAGTCTGAAGGACAAGAAAGTGATAAGTCTAAAATACCACCTTCAAGAGATCCAGAAAGACTCCAGAAAATTAAAGAGAG TCTGCTTTTAGAAGATTCTGAAGATGAAGAGGGTGACTTATGTAGAATCTGTCAGATGTCGTCTGCAAGTTCTGACAACCTTTTAATAGAGCCATGCAAATGCACTGGAAGTCTTCAGTATGTTCACCAGGAGTGTATGAAAAAATGGCTGCAGTCCAAGATTAATTCAG GTTCTTCTTTGGAAGCAGTGACTACTTGTGAACTGTGTAAGGAGAAGTTACATCTGAATCTGGAAGACTTTGATATTCATGAACTCTATAGGGCACATGCGAATGAACAA GCAGACTATGAATTTATCAGCTCTGGTCTCTACCTTGTAGTGTTGTTACACTTATGTGAACAGCGCTTTTCTGATATGCTAGGAACTGCAAGTGAGGCCAGCACACGTGTCAGA
- the MARCHF7 gene encoding E3 ubiquitin-protein ligase MARCHF7 isoform X1 produces the protein MCLCASNISVTLENNCACFVCRSLLLKEQVISVSFYRVQKMESKPSRIPRRISLQASSAPIASRPLTGNSLAGAYSARESSRRLDSGYQESAVLNTSGRDWGIGERETHETAWKLTASSPTHYSGTLDHPRSGRFWGSRNRLSTSSSSHFTSGCYGETERTQGAYSRLHNQQQDSDSKRPKLSCTSTSSVRNNGLTAFSDASWRYSRIPRSSSVMLGSLGTELVRERRELERRTDMSINDLVDHSYRSNDFSSSTYLQDRPASSYAEGARPKENSLSALRLNASMNQQLPSDRQPSFFNRDSNINSSRSSYSSRQRRNEMESPQRSMQPAFSHTAIREEIPSSSGSERVLSSQRSLNEAAADSEGRRTTRQLLSRLASSMSSTFFSRRSTQDSLHTRSLGSEESSVVPRVQASAMSSANGAATPETPGLQTSEASQGFSFLRRRWGLSGISQNLNSDSDGESYRPDSESRSTGSWLSSSLRNRCTPLFSRRRREGRDESARISTSDTTARSQHVFRRRESGEETSLEASDSPPRASVSRPSTPAVSGIPTATASPPDSTHSRRSSGILPGSLFRFAVPPTLGSSLSDNLMITVDIIPSGWNQSEGQESDKSKIPPSRDPERLQKIKESLLLEDSEDEEGDLCRICQMSSASSDNLLIEPCKCTGSLQYVHQECMKKWLQSKINSGSSLEAVTTCELCKEKLHLNLEDFDIHELYRAHANEQADYEFISSGLYLVVLLHLCEQRFSDMLGTASEASTRVRLLRMILKTDAGGTVLQETNGCAAEMLNWQEQHQRAFVFCSP, from the exons ATGTGTCTGTGTGCGAGTAATATTTCTGTTACACTTGAAAACAATTGCGCATGTTTTGTGTGTAGGTCCCTGCTTTTGAAAGAACAAGTAATAAGCGTGTCCTTCTACAGGGTACAAAAAATGGAATCTAAACCCTCAAGAATTCCTCGGAGGATATCTCTTCAGGCCTCCAGCGCTCCAATAGCATCCCGACCATTAACTGGAAACAGTTTAGCTGGGGCATATAGTGCAAGAGAATCTTCACGGAGATTAGACTCTGGATACCAG GAATCCGCTGTATTGAATACTTCTGGTAGAGACTGGGGAATTGGAGAAAGAGAGACCCATGAAACTGCTTGGAAGCTTACAGCGTCCTCTCCAACTCACTACTCAGGGACACTTGATCATCCACGGTCTGGAAGATTCTGGGGAAGCAGAAACAGACTG TCTACATCTTCCTCCTCTCATTTTACATCTGGGTGTTATGGTGAGACTGAGAGAACTCAGGGAGCATATTCAAGACTGCATAACCAGCAGCAAGATAGTGATTCAAAGAGACCTAAGCTGTCCTGTACGTCTACCTCTTCTGTGAGAAATAATGGCTTGACTGCCTTTTCAG atgCCTCTTGGAGGTATAGTAGGATTCCTAGATCTTCATCTGTGATGCTCGGTTCTCTGGGAACTGAGCTGGTGAGAGAGCGAAGAGAGTTAGAAAGAAGAACAGATATGTCCATTAATGATCTGGTGGATCACAGTTACAGAAGCAATGACTTTTCATCTTCAACAT ATCTTCAGGATAGGCCTGCCTCTTCATACGCAGAGGGAGCAAGACCAAAAGAGAATTCATTAAGCGCTTTGAGGCTGAATGCATCCATGAACCAACAGTTGCCTTCTGATCGTCAGCCATCTTTTTTCAACAGAGACTCTAACATAAACTCTTCAAGATCGAGCTATTCTTCAAgacaaaggagaaatgaaatggaatCTCCCCAGAGGAGCATGCAGCCAGCATTTTCTCATACTGCCATTAGAGAAGAAATTCCTTCCTCAAGTGGTTCTGAAAGGGTTTTATCTTCTCAGAGGTCATTAAatgaggctgctgctgacagcGAAGGGAGGCGCACAACCAGACAGCTGCTGTCTCGTTTAGCATCTAGTATGTCATCTACATTTTTCTCTCGAAGATCTACCCAGGATTCATTGCATACAAGGTCATTAGGTTCTGAAGAGTCATCTGTTGTCCCAAGAGTTCAAGCTTCTGCCATGTCTAGTGCTAATGGAGCTGCAACTCCAGAAACGCCAGGACTTCAGACATCTGAAGCTTCTCAGGGATTTAGTTTTCTTAGACGAAGATGGGGTTTATCAGGAATTTCACAGAATCTTAACTCTGATTCGGACGGGGAAAGCTACAGACCAGACTCTGAAAGCAGGAGCACAGGATCCTGGTTGTCGTCATCTTTGAGGAACAGATGTACACCTCTCTTCTCCagaagaaggagagaaggaagagacgAGTCTGCAAGGATCTCTACCTCTGATACAACTGCTAGATCGCAACATGTCTTCAGAAGAAGAGAGTCAGGTGAGGAGACCTCTCTTGAAGCATCAGATAGCCCGCCTAGGGCTTCTGTTAGCAGACCATCAACACCTGCAGTATCTGGTATTCCTACAGCTACTGCCTCCCCACCAGATTCAACGCACAGCAGGAGAAGTTCGGGAATTCTGCCTGGTTCTCTCTTTCGCTTTGCAGTGCCTCCAACATTAGGAAGCAGTCTGTCTGACAATCTTATGATAACTGTAGATATTATTCCCTCTGGCTGGAATCAGTCTGAAGGACAAGAAAGTGATAAGTCTAAAATACCACCTTCAAGAGATCCAGAAAGACTCCAGAAAATTAAAGAGAG TCTGCTTTTAGAAGATTCTGAAGATGAAGAGGGTGACTTATGTAGAATCTGTCAGATGTCGTCTGCAAGTTCTGACAACCTTTTAATAGAGCCATGCAAATGCACTGGAAGTCTTCAGTATGTTCACCAGGAGTGTATGAAAAAATGGCTGCAGTCCAAGATTAATTCAG GTTCTTCTTTGGAAGCAGTGACTACTTGTGAACTGTGTAAGGAGAAGTTACATCTGAATCTGGAAGACTTTGATATTCATGAACTCTATAGGGCACATGCGAATGAACAA GCAGACTATGAATTTATCAGCTCTGGTCTCTACCTTGTAGTGTTGTTACACTTATGTGAACAGCGCTTTTCTGATATGCTAGGAACTGCAAGTGAGGCCAGCACACGTGTCAGA
- the MARCHF7 gene encoding E3 ubiquitin-protein ligase MARCHF7 isoform X8: protein MESKPSRIPRRISLQASSAPIASRPLTGNSLAGAYSARESSRRLDSGYQESAVLNTSGRDWGIGERETHETAWKLTASSPTHYSGTLDHPRSGRFWGSRNRLSTSSSSHFTSGCYGETERTQGAYSRLHNQQQDSDSKRPKLSCTSTSSVRNNGLTAFSDASWRYSRIPRSSSVMLGSLGTELVRERRELERRTDMSINDLVDHSYRSNDFSSSTYLQDRPASSYAEGARPKENSLSALRLNASMNQQLPSDRQPSFFNRDSNINSSRSSYSSRQRRNEMESPQRSMQPAFSHTAIREEIPSSSGSERVLSSQRSLNEAAADSEGRRTTRQLLSRLASSMSSTFFSRRSTQDSLHTRSLGSEESSVVPRVQASAMSSANGAATPETPGLQTSEASQGFSFLRRRWGLSGISQNLNSDSDGESYRPDSESRSTGSWLSSSLRNRCTPLFSRRRREGRDESARISTSDTTARSQHVFRRRESDSTHSRRSSGILPGSLFRFAVPPTLGSSLSDNLMITVDIIPSGWNQSEGQESDKSKIPPSRDPERLQKIKESLLLEDSEDEEGDLCRICQMSSASSDNLLIEPCKCTGSLQYVHQECMKKWLQSKINSGSSLEAVTTCELCKEKLHLNLEDFDIHELYRAHANEQADYEFISSGLYLVVLLHLCEQRFSDMLGTASEASTRVRFINLARTLQAHMEDIETSEDDSED from the exons ATGGAATCTAAACCCTCAAGAATTCCTCGGAGGATATCTCTTCAGGCCTCCAGCGCTCCAATAGCATCCCGACCATTAACTGGAAACAGTTTAGCTGGGGCATATAGTGCAAGAGAATCTTCACGGAGATTAGACTCTGGATACCAG GAATCCGCTGTATTGAATACTTCTGGTAGAGACTGGGGAATTGGAGAAAGAGAGACCCATGAAACTGCTTGGAAGCTTACAGCGTCCTCTCCAACTCACTACTCAGGGACACTTGATCATCCACGGTCTGGAAGATTCTGGGGAAGCAGAAACAGACTG TCTACATCTTCCTCCTCTCATTTTACATCTGGGTGTTATGGTGAGACTGAGAGAACTCAGGGAGCATATTCAAGACTGCATAACCAGCAGCAAGATAGTGATTCAAAGAGACCTAAGCTGTCCTGTACGTCTACCTCTTCTGTGAGAAATAATGGCTTGACTGCCTTTTCAG atgCCTCTTGGAGGTATAGTAGGATTCCTAGATCTTCATCTGTGATGCTCGGTTCTCTGGGAACTGAGCTGGTGAGAGAGCGAAGAGAGTTAGAAAGAAGAACAGATATGTCCATTAATGATCTGGTGGATCACAGTTACAGAAGCAATGACTTTTCATCTTCAACAT ATCTTCAGGATAGGCCTGCCTCTTCATACGCAGAGGGAGCAAGACCAAAAGAGAATTCATTAAGCGCTTTGAGGCTGAATGCATCCATGAACCAACAGTTGCCTTCTGATCGTCAGCCATCTTTTTTCAACAGAGACTCTAACATAAACTCTTCAAGATCGAGCTATTCTTCAAgacaaaggagaaatgaaatggaatCTCCCCAGAGGAGCATGCAGCCAGCATTTTCTCATACTGCCATTAGAGAAGAAATTCCTTCCTCAAGTGGTTCTGAAAGGGTTTTATCTTCTCAGAGGTCATTAAatgaggctgctgctgacagcGAAGGGAGGCGCACAACCAGACAGCTGCTGTCTCGTTTAGCATCTAGTATGTCATCTACATTTTTCTCTCGAAGATCTACCCAGGATTCATTGCATACAAGGTCATTAGGTTCTGAAGAGTCATCTGTTGTCCCAAGAGTTCAAGCTTCTGCCATGTCTAGTGCTAATGGAGCTGCAACTCCAGAAACGCCAGGACTTCAGACATCTGAAGCTTCTCAGGGATTTAGTTTTCTTAGACGAAGATGGGGTTTATCAGGAATTTCACAGAATCTTAACTCTGATTCGGACGGGGAAAGCTACAGACCAGACTCTGAAAGCAGGAGCACAGGATCCTGGTTGTCGTCATCTTTGAGGAACAGATGTACACCTCTCTTCTCCagaagaaggagagaaggaagagacgAGTCTGCAAGGATCTCTACCTCTGATACAACTGCTAGATCGCAACATGTCTTCAGAAGAAGAGAGTCAG ATTCAACGCACAGCAGGAGAAGTTCGGGAATTCTGCCTGGTTCTCTCTTTCGCTTTGCAGTGCCTCCAACATTAGGAAGCAGTCTGTCTGACAATCTTATGATAACTGTAGATATTATTCCCTCTGGCTGGAATCAGTCTGAAGGACAAGAAAGTGATAAGTCTAAAATACCACCTTCAAGAGATCCAGAAAGACTCCAGAAAATTAAAGAGAG TCTGCTTTTAGAAGATTCTGAAGATGAAGAGGGTGACTTATGTAGAATCTGTCAGATGTCGTCTGCAAGTTCTGACAACCTTTTAATAGAGCCATGCAAATGCACTGGAAGTCTTCAGTATGTTCACCAGGAGTGTATGAAAAAATGGCTGCAGTCCAAGATTAATTCAG GTTCTTCTTTGGAAGCAGTGACTACTTGTGAACTGTGTAAGGAGAAGTTACATCTGAATCTGGAAGACTTTGATATTCATGAACTCTATAGGGCACATGCGAATGAACAA GCAGACTATGAATTTATCAGCTCTGGTCTCTACCTTGTAGTGTTGTTACACTTATGTGAACAGCGCTTTTCTGATATGCTAGGAACTGCAAGTGAGGCCAGCACACGTGTCAGA
- the MARCHF7 gene encoding E3 ubiquitin-protein ligase MARCHF7 isoform X13 has protein sequence MESKPSRIPRRISLQASSAPIASRPLTGNSLAGAYSARESSRRLDSGYQESAVLNTSGRDWGIGERETHETAWKLTASSPTHYSGTLDHPRSGRFWGSRNRLSTSSSSHFTSGCYGETERTQGAYSRLHNQQQDSDSKRPKLSCTSTSSVRNNGLTAFSDASWRYSRIPRSSSVMLGSLGTELVRERRELERRTDMSINDLVDHSYRSNDFSSSTYLQDRPASSYAEGARPKENSLSALRLNASMNQQLPSDRQPSFFNRDSNINSSRSSYSSRQRRNEMESPQRSMQPAFSHTAIREEIPSSSGSERVLSSQRSLNEAAADSEGRRTTRQLLSRLASSMSSTFFSRRSTQDSLHTRSLGSEESSVVPRVQASAMSSANGAATPETPGLQTSEASQGFSFLRRRWGLSGISQNLNSDSDGESYRPDSESRSTGSWLSSSLRNRCTPLFSRRRREGRDESARISTSDTTARSQHVFRRRESVPPTLGSSLSDNLMITVDIIPSGWNQSEGQESDKSKIPPSRDPERLQKIKESLLLEDSEDEEGDLCRICQMSSASSDNLLIEPCKCTGSLQYVHQECMKKWLQSKINSGSSLEAVTTCELCKEKLHLNLEDFDIHELYRAHANEQADYEFISSGLYLVVLLHLCEQRFSDMLGTASEASTRVRFINLARTLQAHMEDIETSEDDSED, from the exons ATGGAATCTAAACCCTCAAGAATTCCTCGGAGGATATCTCTTCAGGCCTCCAGCGCTCCAATAGCATCCCGACCATTAACTGGAAACAGTTTAGCTGGGGCATATAGTGCAAGAGAATCTTCACGGAGATTAGACTCTGGATACCAG GAATCCGCTGTATTGAATACTTCTGGTAGAGACTGGGGAATTGGAGAAAGAGAGACCCATGAAACTGCTTGGAAGCTTACAGCGTCCTCTCCAACTCACTACTCAGGGACACTTGATCATCCACGGTCTGGAAGATTCTGGGGAAGCAGAAACAGACTG TCTACATCTTCCTCCTCTCATTTTACATCTGGGTGTTATGGTGAGACTGAGAGAACTCAGGGAGCATATTCAAGACTGCATAACCAGCAGCAAGATAGTGATTCAAAGAGACCTAAGCTGTCCTGTACGTCTACCTCTTCTGTGAGAAATAATGGCTTGACTGCCTTTTCAG atgCCTCTTGGAGGTATAGTAGGATTCCTAGATCTTCATCTGTGATGCTCGGTTCTCTGGGAACTGAGCTGGTGAGAGAGCGAAGAGAGTTAGAAAGAAGAACAGATATGTCCATTAATGATCTGGTGGATCACAGTTACAGAAGCAATGACTTTTCATCTTCAACAT ATCTTCAGGATAGGCCTGCCTCTTCATACGCAGAGGGAGCAAGACCAAAAGAGAATTCATTAAGCGCTTTGAGGCTGAATGCATCCATGAACCAACAGTTGCCTTCTGATCGTCAGCCATCTTTTTTCAACAGAGACTCTAACATAAACTCTTCAAGATCGAGCTATTCTTCAAgacaaaggagaaatgaaatggaatCTCCCCAGAGGAGCATGCAGCCAGCATTTTCTCATACTGCCATTAGAGAAGAAATTCCTTCCTCAAGTGGTTCTGAAAGGGTTTTATCTTCTCAGAGGTCATTAAatgaggctgctgctgacagcGAAGGGAGGCGCACAACCAGACAGCTGCTGTCTCGTTTAGCATCTAGTATGTCATCTACATTTTTCTCTCGAAGATCTACCCAGGATTCATTGCATACAAGGTCATTAGGTTCTGAAGAGTCATCTGTTGTCCCAAGAGTTCAAGCTTCTGCCATGTCTAGTGCTAATGGAGCTGCAACTCCAGAAACGCCAGGACTTCAGACATCTGAAGCTTCTCAGGGATTTAGTTTTCTTAGACGAAGATGGGGTTTATCAGGAATTTCACAGAATCTTAACTCTGATTCGGACGGGGAAAGCTACAGACCAGACTCTGAAAGCAGGAGCACAGGATCCTGGTTGTCGTCATCTTTGAGGAACAGATGTACACCTCTCTTCTCCagaagaaggagagaaggaagagacgAGTCTGCAAGGATCTCTACCTCTGATACAACTGCTAGATCGCAACATGTCTTCAGAAGAAGAGAGTCAG TGCCTCCAACATTAGGAAGCAGTCTGTCTGACAATCTTATGATAACTGTAGATATTATTCCCTCTGGCTGGAATCAGTCTGAAGGACAAGAAAGTGATAAGTCTAAAATACCACCTTCAAGAGATCCAGAAAGACTCCAGAAAATTAAAGAGAG TCTGCTTTTAGAAGATTCTGAAGATGAAGAGGGTGACTTATGTAGAATCTGTCAGATGTCGTCTGCAAGTTCTGACAACCTTTTAATAGAGCCATGCAAATGCACTGGAAGTCTTCAGTATGTTCACCAGGAGTGTATGAAAAAATGGCTGCAGTCCAAGATTAATTCAG GTTCTTCTTTGGAAGCAGTGACTACTTGTGAACTGTGTAAGGAGAAGTTACATCTGAATCTGGAAGACTTTGATATTCATGAACTCTATAGGGCACATGCGAATGAACAA GCAGACTATGAATTTATCAGCTCTGGTCTCTACCTTGTAGTGTTGTTACACTTATGTGAACAGCGCTTTTCTGATATGCTAGGAACTGCAAGTGAGGCCAGCACACGTGTCAGA
- the MARCHF7 gene encoding E3 ubiquitin-protein ligase MARCHF7 isoform X14: MESKPSRIPRRISLQASSAPIASRPLTGNSLAGAYSARESSRRLDSGYQESAVLNTSGRDWGIGERETHETAWKLTASSPTHYSGTLDHPRSGRFWGSRNRLSTSSSSHFTSGCYGETERTQGAYSRLHNQQQDSDSKRPKLSCTSTSSVRNNGLTAFSDASWRYSRIPRSSSVMLGSLGTELVRERRELERRTDMSINDLVDHSYRSNDFSSSTYLQDRPASSYAEGARPKENSLSALRLNASMNQQLPSDRQPSFFNRDSNINSSRSSYSSRQRRNEMESPQRSMQPAFSHTAIREEIPSSSGSERVLSSQRSLNEAAADSEGRRTTRQLLSRLASSMSSTFFSRRSTQDSLHTRSLGSEESSVVPRVQASAMSSANGAATPETPGLQTSEASQGFSFLRRRWGLSGISQNLNSDSDGESYRPDSESRSTGSWLSSSLRNRCTPLFSRRRREGRDESARISTSDTTARSQHVFRRRESDIIPSGWNQSEGQESDKSKIPPSRDPERLQKIKESLLLEDSEDEEGDLCRICQMSSASSDNLLIEPCKCTGSLQYVHQECMKKWLQSKINSGSSLEAVTTCELCKEKLHLNLEDFDIHELYRAHANEQADYEFISSGLYLVVLLHLCEQRFSDMLGTASEASTRVRFINLARTLQAHMEDIETSEDDSED, from the exons ATGGAATCTAAACCCTCAAGAATTCCTCGGAGGATATCTCTTCAGGCCTCCAGCGCTCCAATAGCATCCCGACCATTAACTGGAAACAGTTTAGCTGGGGCATATAGTGCAAGAGAATCTTCACGGAGATTAGACTCTGGATACCAG GAATCCGCTGTATTGAATACTTCTGGTAGAGACTGGGGAATTGGAGAAAGAGAGACCCATGAAACTGCTTGGAAGCTTACAGCGTCCTCTCCAACTCACTACTCAGGGACACTTGATCATCCACGGTCTGGAAGATTCTGGGGAAGCAGAAACAGACTG TCTACATCTTCCTCCTCTCATTTTACATCTGGGTGTTATGGTGAGACTGAGAGAACTCAGGGAGCATATTCAAGACTGCATAACCAGCAGCAAGATAGTGATTCAAAGAGACCTAAGCTGTCCTGTACGTCTACCTCTTCTGTGAGAAATAATGGCTTGACTGCCTTTTCAG atgCCTCTTGGAGGTATAGTAGGATTCCTAGATCTTCATCTGTGATGCTCGGTTCTCTGGGAACTGAGCTGGTGAGAGAGCGAAGAGAGTTAGAAAGAAGAACAGATATGTCCATTAATGATCTGGTGGATCACAGTTACAGAAGCAATGACTTTTCATCTTCAACAT ATCTTCAGGATAGGCCTGCCTCTTCATACGCAGAGGGAGCAAGACCAAAAGAGAATTCATTAAGCGCTTTGAGGCTGAATGCATCCATGAACCAACAGTTGCCTTCTGATCGTCAGCCATCTTTTTTCAACAGAGACTCTAACATAAACTCTTCAAGATCGAGCTATTCTTCAAgacaaaggagaaatgaaatggaatCTCCCCAGAGGAGCATGCAGCCAGCATTTTCTCATACTGCCATTAGAGAAGAAATTCCTTCCTCAAGTGGTTCTGAAAGGGTTTTATCTTCTCAGAGGTCATTAAatgaggctgctgctgacagcGAAGGGAGGCGCACAACCAGACAGCTGCTGTCTCGTTTAGCATCTAGTATGTCATCTACATTTTTCTCTCGAAGATCTACCCAGGATTCATTGCATACAAGGTCATTAGGTTCTGAAGAGTCATCTGTTGTCCCAAGAGTTCAAGCTTCTGCCATGTCTAGTGCTAATGGAGCTGCAACTCCAGAAACGCCAGGACTTCAGACATCTGAAGCTTCTCAGGGATTTAGTTTTCTTAGACGAAGATGGGGTTTATCAGGAATTTCACAGAATCTTAACTCTGATTCGGACGGGGAAAGCTACAGACCAGACTCTGAAAGCAGGAGCACAGGATCCTGGTTGTCGTCATCTTTGAGGAACAGATGTACACCTCTCTTCTCCagaagaaggagagaaggaagagacgAGTCTGCAAGGATCTCTACCTCTGATACAACTGCTAGATCGCAACATGTCTTCAGAAGAAGAGAGTCAG ATATTATTCCCTCTGGCTGGAATCAGTCTGAAGGACAAGAAAGTGATAAGTCTAAAATACCACCTTCAAGAGATCCAGAAAGACTCCAGAAAATTAAAGAGAG TCTGCTTTTAGAAGATTCTGAAGATGAAGAGGGTGACTTATGTAGAATCTGTCAGATGTCGTCTGCAAGTTCTGACAACCTTTTAATAGAGCCATGCAAATGCACTGGAAGTCTTCAGTATGTTCACCAGGAGTGTATGAAAAAATGGCTGCAGTCCAAGATTAATTCAG GTTCTTCTTTGGAAGCAGTGACTACTTGTGAACTGTGTAAGGAGAAGTTACATCTGAATCTGGAAGACTTTGATATTCATGAACTCTATAGGGCACATGCGAATGAACAA GCAGACTATGAATTTATCAGCTCTGGTCTCTACCTTGTAGTGTTGTTACACTTATGTGAACAGCGCTTTTCTGATATGCTAGGAACTGCAAGTGAGGCCAGCACACGTGTCAGA